The genomic region cacttctgtcacacccgggctttaaggggcaaagccaggtgcatctcatacatgcgccaaagaagacaacatatataataacagagtgtatagagataaatgtcacataaATCAGAGtattttattacatagcggaagtcttacaaaataagagataaatatcgcaggatctaaaatctatccttggcgcgcagaaagctgactaggagacgccacctagattaagtCAAATGCCTtagagttaggcggctcctcttcgaccacctgttcttctcctgtggggggggtgcgagacagcaagagtgacctcacatacgttcatagctcaacaagtcgtggggaataatgtggcatgaactcaccaaaggtgggagttcatgtgaagtgtaaggctgatcaacaaagtaagggctgaggctgagcattgcttttaaaagttggtcaaaattttattagcagttactaagtgtaagtaaataccacaccttaataataataaagaaaagtaatagtaaaataatcccaagtgcgatgcaaatgtcaaattgagtttaagttccataaattaatcatgtgagggtccgagctgctcatgaccgtgatcacggctagtataccagttttacactctgcagaggttgcgcatctttacccacaagtcatgttacccatctgccaagagatggccaatcccatacacctctaccgaggaggcgaggcagggtaacactacgaggcctttacaaagttccactagcttcagaaatcccgctacagtttataggaagctccagtgcaggaatccctcgcctgaccgccatcgcagcaaaatcaacccaaggacctccctacactgaccactcccctactgcccttgcccctttcaggtaaggaagtcatccactagctttcctagttaatcagccaagggtgtcccattatacccttgtggtagcactgttttcccgggtggtcgctccatgttcccattaacaataatgatcttaacatgagcagtaataataaaaagataataaaagtgtaattatgaataaagtatctccacacccaaatccacataaagcagtagtaggtactacccaaaaatatttcagtggtaaacaaggtataaagataaccaaaactggggtaacctattaggtcccataaaaattaacctatgcagatcattataattaataagaacatggctgggaaaagtaagtgatcaagggcacaacttgccttcaatgagctcctgctcagcagtctctaccagctgaacctcaggatcctctgtgacttgctcgtctactcgcatcaacacaatacatacatcgtatagcaaaaattaacatcacaccaaacatgcaaataaaatacacggtaataatctagacattaaaataaaatcctaggaacaggaatcataatttttggagttatgcatattaaattatgaatttcaCAAGATTTTAtgggcttgaaataggattaaatgagagatTAATCTTCTTACTGTTTCCATGTTTAAACAAAGACACTAGATGGTAGACATTAATTTTAAaaaaatttagaaactggaatggatcaatttggattaaaaataaattttctatgcattttacaagtttctagaattgtttttttaTTAAAAAACTAAGTTCTATAATCATTTCTCGGTTTTTATTATcccctggactgggcgtcaaatttTATGAAGGTCAGGGGCTCTAGTGTAATATATTTCCAGACACAGCGCACAGAAGTTCAAGGCTGCGGGTTGATTTGTGTATTGGTTAGGGTCTTTTTAACAAAATGTACCCGCGAAGTGGTACGGGTCAATATTGGCCGTTAGATTAGATCCGAACGATCCAGATTAGACCAGCGCGCTGCGAATCGGTATGCAACCAGGGACCCTGGATCCCGATCCGACGGTCGCAGTTTAATGAAATCCCGATCAGTTTTCCACCACCGGATTCCGCATCAACGGTCACGGTCCGCTTGGATTGAATCGTTATCTAGTTCTAATCCTGACCGTAGATCGCCAAACCAACGTTCCAACCCAGCTCGACCATCCACGGTCGGTTCTGGCGGCGTCGTCCGCCTGACCGCGGCGGAGCATCACCGGAGCCGAGCTCAATCCTAGCGTAAGCGATCTGAACTCGAAAGAAAATAGTGCTACACGTTGGTGAAGGCAAGGAGAAACTTATGGGGGGCGTTTTACCTGCGGTACCGGTGCAGAGGGCCCCAGTGACGAGGACGTGCGGCCCACGGCAATCCGAGCAGCGCCGGCGAGCAATTCCCGGTCGTCTGCCGTGCGATCCGCCAAGGCGAAGTTCCGGCCGTGACCCGCCCGACCAGGTGAAGCTCCCGCACCCCAAACCGAGGCCTAATCGCCGGGGAATCGACCGATCGACGACGGCGGCCCGAATTTCTTCTCGTGCGGTGCGCGGCGGTGTGTTTTCGAGGTATGGGCTCGCGCGAGAAGACAGAAGAGGGAGGAACGAGTCACAGGGGCATCCATTTATCCACGGGGTCTCGGTTCGGAGAGGGGAAAAGATCTTCCGCGTTCCGGCCATGGCGGCGACATTTATGCCCGCCGTTGCGAAGGGGAAGGACGCACCAACGTGCGGAGCCCGCTTTCCAGTGCACGACACGCGCGCGAGACTCGGGTACCGACCTGGCGGACCCACAACTCCACCGAAGCCCGCGAGAATTCCGGCGGCATCCCGTGGAAGTTTGTTAGCGCGGTCCGAGATTTGCGCCTGCGGAGGAAGACGGACCTGTCCAAGGGGTCCCACCGGCAGCGGGAGTGGCGGAGGAGAGCTGGCTGCCGAGCGGGGAAGCGAAGAGGGAAGTGCACTGGCTGACGTGCGGGCCCGATATGTCGGCGCCGGTCACCAGGCAGGGCTGCGCGGGCTGAATGAAACAGTGGGCCGAAATCGAGATCAGGGCCCAGTTAGGGTTAGGTCcacttttattcttttctttttttattcctTTTCCCTTTTATTTTCAAATCTaggatttaaattcaaattttgtactcAATTTATCCTCAAATCATATTGTGAATCCAAGGTACAAATTTTGGAGATATTTTtagatatatatattttttatatcatttctcttgtTCTTATTATCATACCCTAAAttcaaatttagggtttaatccaacttttagaattattattttattatcattatccttattattttatttaatgcacaaacttacaaaactccaacaagatgcactttattttattttaatatcatttgttttaattaatcactcttaattatatgtatgcttttttttatgatgcaaatatggcacacaAAATGAGAAGACCTCTATATActccttgtatacaattttgagtattacatctATGATACAagttgtctttgaagtgcagggtattttgagACAGGAATTTCAATTCCGCTGCGACCTACTTGAAATGTCTTTCGTTCCACTATGATCTAGtcatcgagtagagtaagaatttctagtTTTTAAGTGTTATTTTTTATTCTTCTATTCACCCCACTCTAGATGACATCTAGATCTTGTTCGCGAGCAAATGGAACTTTTACATCCCTGTTCGGCAACTCTCACAACGACAACCCTTGAGTTTCTTTGGTGACTTCGAGTTAATGTGATTCGCCGGTTATTTGAAAACTGGTAAGTGATTCGAACGAGCAATTATTCTAAAGTCGTCATGTATTTAGCACATAATAAGATCCGTCGGTATAATTAAAGTACTAGAATATTTTTGAATGAATATGAAAAGAAATGGTGGACAATGCTCATTTGTGGAAAACTCACTCATGGCAAAACTGGTATGCGCGATGAGCACAAAGGATGTAGGTCACATTTTTTTTAAAAGGTCATCCTCAACAATAACAATGTCCTAACTAGATCACCAACGATGACAAAACAGATATGCACACACAAGATTACTACGGTATGTGAGATGATAGTCGCCATGAAAAGGTCAAATATACCACATGTAAATGTCTTAAGTATGCTTAAAACTAAATTGAAGGTTCATCGAACTTCTTATCTAAAAGTGACATTCAAAACATTCAGTAAGAATGCTGGAACTAGGAATGAATCCCGACACTTGTTCaaatattatttttttattttccttttagATTACAAATAAATATGATACATAATCTACTATACAAATATAAATATGTATTTTTTAgcattacacttaagattcataaAAAATCAAACAACAAATTTGTCATATATTCTTAAATCATAGATATAAAATTCGAATGCAGATGTGGATTTAAATGCTTTTCATCTCTTATTTTTAGGGaacaaataatacataaaaaaTACTTTCctattaataataataatgacagttgacttttttaaaaaaactttgaccactcaTCTTATTTAGAAAATAATGAGTTATTATTTATTTTATGATTTGTTTACACATCTTATTATTTTATCACTTAAGGTAGTTTGTGCTTGATTTAAAATTTTACATTTTTCAATAAATATCTTTGAACTAGACAAGTGGccaaagttttttttaaaaaatgttCATATATTTGTAGGTAGTATATTATTGTTTTTTACAACATACTCGACAACATAACAAAAAATTAGCACAAATTCTATGCATACTTGTTTTAAGATATATTTAttgtaaaatattaaatttggccTACAATTCGAATGTCTAGAAGACCGACTCCTATTCAGCATCCATCGGATAACAATGCAGGGCAGGATTGTTCAATGGAACAGATTAATCCTTTGGTGTGATACCTAATGTCAATGCCGTACAGGCCCAGCAACATTTCACAAATAGTGCGCTAGAAGTACAATTGGAATGGATCTTCGACACATGCAATATAAGTATTAGTTTGCGACCTTAACCACCCTACATTACAGTAATCATACTACCCAGCGATGGTTGGACACAAGATAGTTTAAGCTCAACATAGGTAACTCATGATCAATATGACCAACATGGCTAAGTTCTTCATCATAAACGTAGCAGTCTTTACTAGCAGACTTCTGAACAAAACATCTAAATTACTGGAAATAAAACTACAGCCTCGCCTCTACCACATGGTCCATTCCCACCTGATTTCAGCGGTACTGCAACAAAAATATAGGCATTGCATTGGTTAAAGAGCAATAGTAAGTCAACCAAATTGGAGAAATTTCAAAAATATTGCCATGGGCAGCAAAATAATTGTAGGCACTTTATGTGCCATAGCCATACATTAATGTTTTCATGTCAACATGAAAAACATGTAACCACAATTCATTCTTTGAATAAAAAAAGACTACCAGCAAAGTGTAGGGCATGTTTCAACAAAATACCACAGCTGCACTTGCAAGAAAGGGAACAAAGTGCCAAAGAAACAGTCTAAATACATAGGAATGCCCTAAACTGCAAGATGTCGCCTAAAAGCTGGCAGTAACTAATTCATTAAAGAATTAAAGATGATAAAACAACAGATAAGTATCAGACACTTTACATCATAGAATCTTGGAGCCTTTTCCATGTTTACGATGGAGGCTAACTAAAAGCAGAATAGTGTCTAAATGGAGCTATTTCACAAATATTAACTAATGGATTTATCGGTCTTTCACTTTTTTCTTGTCGTGTTTTTTGATAGCAACTTTTCAGACTAAATATCCAATACAAAATCATAAAGCATTAATGATGCTAAGCATCATTCACACAGGAGTTTGAAGCTTATATTGCATACCTTGATGAAGCCAATGTCCTTGGCATTGCTGCGGAAGCACTGCCTGCAGCACATCAGCCCGTACTTCCTGATCAGTCCATGAGGGTTCGCACAGACACGGCTGTCAAAGTGAACAAGTTCCGCTAAGTACAACGCCACAATAAGGAGCATACCACTGCAGACTAAATAATAGTGCTTAGCTGAATTGTTGGAACTTATACTTGTGTGCCATACATGACAACAATGAACACAGACAAGTCCAGAATCAAACTGTCTGTAACCTGGGCAAACGATCCATAAAATTGGCTATAGTAAACCGCAATAATCAATTAACGTAACTAAGGAACCCTCGAATACACTACACAAACTCGAATCACATCGATCCAAAATCTAGTCCATAACTATCACCGATCGACGGAGGAACCTAAATCCACACAGagcaaaaaataaaaagaaactcCTACATCTATAAATTCGATTAAACGCATCAAAAAAAATATGTGCCGGTAAATGGAACACACGTACCAGACGCGGGATCCGGGCCCGTAGTTCTTGGGGTGCGAGTTCCAGACGTTGGAGTGCCCCATCGCCTCCTAATTCCGCCGCCGCCGCAAGCGTTCGTGGGGAAGAGATAGATGGAGTTCGGTGAGCACTGAGTAGCGGCGCCGTTGGGAGAAGCGGAATATATAGCTGACGCAGCGAGCGAAACCCTAAGCCAGGAGCAGACCCGATTGGGCCAAATGGCCCGTAGTTCCATAGTCCTGTAATTGGGCTGAAATGAACCTTCTGGGCCACATGGGCCATATGTGTCTGCGGTTTAGTCCAAGTCTCTCCCCACTCCCCAGGCTCGACGGCTCCGTTGGTTGATTCTGATTCGTCTCCTGTTGGCTGTTGCCTTCGACCGCCTCCACCTCGTCTCCGACGATGTCCTCCGTCGCCGGTGAGGGTACGTTGTGGTCCCAAATGGTGCGAACGTTCCGCGTAGCGCTGCACACCTCACACTCCAGGTTGTAGCtgcttttttctctctctttaacATCCGCTCGGTCGCGTCCGTGCGTTTCTGCCAGgggaaggagagggaggaggacgGCGCCGACGGGAGGAGCCAAGGAGCCAACAACATGAGGACGGGGTCGAGGTGGCCGACGGAAAACTGGATTTGGGTGACCTTTACGGCGCGGCGGCGGGGTGGGTAGAGGCGCGGACCAGCTGCCCGCACCTCGGCACCATGCCGCCCGCTGGTGCTGAATTGCTGATGACCTTGCTCGCGTGCCTCCGCCCGACTCTCCGTGCTCCAGGTTCGGGGCACCTCCTTCCTGCTCGAATTCTCTGTAGATTCTTTGGAATTCCCCGCAGTTCAATTTTCCGGAACAACACTGAGATGATCAGTTTAACATGTAGAAGAACAAAGTTTTTTTAGTTGCTGACAAGGTGATTACTGATTGTGGATTGTCACTGAAAATGTTGTGGCCACACAATTGCATGTTCAGAATCTATCGATTGTTTCTTTGGTTCAACCAAAAGTATTATGTTATCAACTGATACAAATTGTAGTTCAGTTATGTTCATAAAAATCATTAGGTAATTTAGGTCTTCACGATTGGGTTGATCAGTGATTCACTGGGATTGGATGTTGATCTACCTGGGGCGAGCCATTAACTGTGCACTGCTCGGACTGGTGTTCATTGCATTGCTCTGCGAATTGCAAGATTGATAGCAGGATAGCTTAGCCTCTGCATAGCTCTTGCAATGCTTTCAGTGAGAGAATCTGCATTACTTGCTCCATTCATGGGAATGCACTTTGTGTCACTAAGACCGTTTTCAGCAGTTCACCTATATGGTAACCCAAAAAACACTGCTTTGCACCATAGACTGCACTGTTCGCAGAGCGGAGTATGGATATGGGGATGGGTAAGTTGCTGGAGATAACCTAAGGGATTGGTGATGGCGACTTTGCTTTAGGTTATCCTTCTGCTGATTAATTGCCTTGCTCACTAATGGTCAGTTTGAGTTGATATTAATAACTAAGTCTTGATTGAGAACCAATAAACCTgtcaagaggttgctgaagagggTTCATATTCTTCTCTTGCAATGCTTTCAGCGAGGGAATCTGCATTACTTGCTCTATTCATGAGAATGCACTTTGTGTCACTAAGACCGTCTTCAGCAGTTCACCTATATGGTAACACAAAAAACACTGCTTTGCACCATAGACTGCACTGTTTGCAGAGCGGAGTATGGATATGGGAtgggtaagctgctggagataaCCTAAGGGATTGGTGATGGCGACTTTGCTTTAGGTTATCCTTCTGCTGATTAATTGCCTTGCTCACTAATGGTCAGTTTGAGTTCATATTAATAACTAAGTCTTGGTTGAGAACCAATAAACCTgtcaagaggttgctgaagagggTTCATATTCTTCTCTTGCAATGCTTTCAGTGAGGGAATCTGCATTACTTGCTCCATTCATGAGAATGCACTTTGTGTCACTAAGACCGTCTTCAGCAGTTCACCTATATGGTAACCCAAAAAACACTGCTTTGCACCATAGACTGCACTGTTCGCAGAGCGGAGTATGGATATGGGGAtgggtaagctgctggagataaCCTAAGGGATTGGTGATGGCGACTTTGCTTTAGGTTATCCTTCTGCTGATTAATTGCCTTGCTCACTAATGGTCAGTTTGAGTTCATATTAATAACTAAGTCTTGGTTGAGAACCAATAAACCTgtcaagaggttgctgaagagggTTCATATTCTTCTTCTCTGCCCCCCTcacccccacacacacacaccccACCCCACTCCATGGCCCCAACCCCTACACATTTTGCCGTAAGATTTCTTGCCATAACTTGCATACCAGTAGGGTGCAATGTAAGTGCACCTAACCTTTCGAGCGTATCTGGCAAGCCAATGGTGAGTGAAAATATTGTTATACTCTATATGTAAGATGTAGATATAATTGTTCATCTATTCTTGAATTTAAAATGTAGCATTTTAATATTGATTGGAATTGATTAACATGAGCTTCAGTTCAAGAATTTTTCATTCCTTTATTTGAGTTCTGGTTGAAGAATTTGTTTTCTTCCATTATTTTGCACTGTATGCGCTGCATTGTCTCATAATGAGCCATGTGTTATGGCCCTTGAAAAAAATTTCTTTGATACACCACCAATGCTCCAATTGTTTGGAGATGGTTAGGGTATTAGGTTCATTGATTTTTGAGATACATATTTTTTCATTAACACAATAATTTGGTTGAACTGGCATCTGCCTGAAGACTTGTTCCTTATTTCAAGTGCCGAAACATCTATTGACTAGTGAGATCTGAGATGGTGATGCATTGATCCATGGTTCACTCATCACGATAATGAAAAAGTttgtatgttgtttgtgcatggaTGGCATGTGTAAAACGTATCCCATTTGGACATTTTGCTTTTCTAAAAAAAATATGTTCCTTACTTGAAGTGCTGAaacacctagtgactagtgagatctGAGATGGTGATGCACTGATCCTGTGATCCATGGTTCACTCATCGCAATAATGTAAAAGTTGTACGTTGTGTGTGCATGGATGGCATGTGTAAAATGTATCCCATTTGGGCACGGTATATTGCTTTTCTAAAAAAATATGTTTCTTATTTGAAGTGCTGAAACATCTAGTGACAAGTGAGATCTCAGATGGTGATGCACTGATCCATGGCTCACTCATCACAATAATGTAAAAGTTTTATGTTGTGTGTGCATGGATGGCATGTGTAAAATGTATCACATTTGGGCACAGTGTCTTGATTTCTAAAAAACATATAAACTTGTATTGTTTCCCTCAAAATGTGTGTTAAGTGTACACTCGAAAGCCTGTCAAACATGATGTTGACATCTCCCGGGCTTCATTGTATATCAACTACTTGTATACTTGTTCACTAACCACAGCCACCAGAAAAATCTGGTCATGGGTTGTTACTTGCGAGTCAGGATCGAGGGGCGCTGGTTGCCGATGTCTAAAAGTGTGGGTCGGATGGTTGTTTGGAACATGTGACCCTAGTTAATCGAGGTCGATGAACAAGCTAGTTATAGAAGATCAATACGAAGTAATAAAGGCAACAAAATAAGAAGTAAAGGAAAAAAATGGGTTGGCGTATGCTTGCCCATCCCTGCATGCTACCCACATTAGGATGCCCTAGGGTAACCCTCTTCTAGTCTGAGGACTAGTTCATGCAGCCGCCTTCTCTccctttcttcttctttcaaGATCCTCTCTCATTTTTATTGGAGATTTGCTTAATTTTTCGTTGTCTGCTGCTGCTCCCCATGCTGCATGGTTCTGTCCTCCAGTGGCAGGAAATCATCTTCAATGCCGGCTGCCGCCCACTTCCCAGCAATGACAAACCTCCATCATCTCCCCCTCCCCTGTTCCTCAATACGACCTATTCAATCTATGATATGTCCCTGTATCAGCAGAGCCCTAGCCAAGCAAAAATCTGGCCCTACTCAACCGTGACCCATAATTTGGAATGACTT from Zea mays cultivar B73 chromosome 6, Zm-B73-REFERENCE-NAM-5.0, whole genome shotgun sequence harbors:
- the LOC100282513 gene encoding 40S ribosomal protein S29-like isoform X1; translation: MELRAIWPNRVCSWLRVSLAASAIYSASPNGAATQCSPNSIYLFPTNACGGGGIRRRWGTPTSGTRTPRTTGPDPASVCSGMLLIVALYLAELVHFDSRVCANPHGLIRKYGLMCCRQCFRSNAKDIGFIKVCNISFKLLCE
- the LOC100282513 gene encoding 40S ribosomal protein S29-like, translated to MGHSNVWNSHPKNYGPGSRVCRVCANPHGLIRKYGLMCCRQCFRSNAKDIGFIKYR